TCGGTGCCCTGCACCAGGCCGGCCTCGACATCGACAAAGCCCTCGGCACCCTCCGGTCCCAGCTCGATCAGCTCGAACGGGATGCCGCGCCACTGGTGGAGACGTGGGCCGGCGAGGCGCGTGAGGCGTATGCGCAGCGGCAGGCCACCTGGCGGGCCGCCTCGACGGATCTGGAGAACATCCTGCGCCAGATCAGGGTCGCGGTGGACGAGTCGGCGGCCGATTACGTGGCGACGGAGCGGGCGGCTACCCGGCGATTCCAATGAGCCGGTGCCGAATTACCCGTTCGGGCGCCGCAATTGGTCCGATCCGGGTGGTTTGAGGTCGCCCGTTCGCGTACTGGTCCGGGTGGTTGACACGGCTACCATCGGTTGTTGGATCATTGCGCCTGGCGATCGGAGCGCGCGTACCGGCTCGGCGCGGCCGCATGCCGGTCGCTGCCGGATACAACTCGGCTGTCAGCGCACCGCCGCCCATTGTCATTGCGGTCTGGCCTTGTAGGTTTATACGCGTTGAGATGGATCCGTCGCACGCGTGTGGGGAGAGGTGGACGTGTCCGAGTGGGAACCGGCTACGGACGCCGAGGTCGCGATGCGCGATGCGTTGCGCACCGACGACCAGGAGTCCTATTTCCGCATTCTCGCCGGTGTCGACCTTCTGTTACCGGTGTCGGCCGACGCGTTGGCGGGTCTCGCGCCGCTGGGCTGGGGCACTTGGAGCACCGGTGGTCGCACCCATGTGCTGGCGTTCACCTCGCAGGAGGCGCTGCACGCCTGCCTGTCGGACTACACCGGCGCGTCGCGGCGGGTGCCGTATTCCGAGCTGGCGAACACCTGGCCCAACCTGGAGTGGTGGCTGGCGGTCAACCCCGGTTTGCCGATCGAGGGATACCTGCCGGCCTGGTTCGTCGCCCAGCTCGCCCGCGGTGATCTGCGGCTCCCGACCCGGGGCCCGGGCCGGGAGGTGCACGGTACCTCCAAGATCCAGGAGATCGGCGCGGCCGCGCTCGCGGCCAAGCGAGCCGGTGACGGCCCCGGTGGGCCCACCTATGAGACTTCGGCGCCGGCGGCAGCCGCGTCGGGCTATCCGGCATATCCGGCCGGTTCCTCCGGCACCCCCGGTGCTCCGGCTGGACCGATCGGCGCGCCCGGTGTTCCGGGCGCGCCCGCGTCTGTGCCCGGAGTTGCCGGTGGTGGTCCTCAGCCGCCGCAGCCCGCGACCACGTCGGCCGGCCTGCCGCAGCGCGGCGCGCCGCAGCCCGCCGGACCGGCCCCGTCGGACCCGGCCGGGACGCCCACTTCGGGTGGCGCACCGCAGTTCGGTGCGGCCCCACTGACCCCGCCGGCCCCGCCCGGTGGTGCGGCTCCGGGCCAGCCGAGCGGGCTGCCGGTGCGTCCGGCGAGCCTGCCGACCCGATCGACCACACCGTCCGGGCTGCCGGTGCGTACCCCGGCCGGCGCCGACCCGTCGGCTCAGCCGCCGGCCTCGCCGTCCGGTCCGGTCCCGGCGGGTTATCAGCCGGCGGCCGTGCCCCGCGACTTCCCCGGTTCCCCCGCTGCCCCGGCCGGCCCCCGCGAGGTCCCGGGCTCGCCCGCCGGGCCTGGGGGCCTGCCGATGCGCGGCGTGTCGGGCAGTGGCATGGCCACGCCGGGCTGGAACTCGGAGTCGGTGCCCTTCGGGCCGGAGAACGATCCGCGCGGACCCCTGCAGGACCCGAAAGCGCCGCTGCCGGTGCGCACCCCGATGGCGAACACTCCGCCGATTCCCGAGCACGTCACGCCCTATGACCCGGCCGAGGCGCAGGTCGATCCGAGCTGGGCGGCGATCGGCGGCACCCGGGCGCCGGACCCCAGCCCGGTCCGTCCCGGAGCCGGCCCGCTGCCTTCCCGCGGCGGCCCCGACCCGTCGGGTGCCGGCCCGTTGCCTTCTCGCGGCGGCCCCGACCTGTCGTCGGGTGCTGGTCCGTTGCCTTCTCGCGGGGGCTCCGACCTGTCGTCCGGTGCCGGCCCACTGCCTTCCCGCGGGGGTTCCGACCTGCCTCGGCGGCAGCCCGGGCAGACTGCCGGGCCCGCGCAGACCACGTCGTTCTCCGGGTTCACCAATCCCCGGACCAACCCGGCTCCGGCTGCTGCGGCTCCGAGCTTCCCGCAGGGTCCCGCCTCACCGCAGGCGGCAGCCGCGCAGACCGGTCCTCCGGCCGGTCAGTCCGGCGGACCGGGCAACGGGCTGCCCCGCCGCCAGGTGACTCCGCCGTCGGAGCGCCCGTCGTCGATGGCCGCCGCCGCGCAGGCGCTCACCGGTGGGCACACCCCGGCCCCGGATCCCGCACTCGCGCAGCGTGAGGTGCCGCCGGCCGTGGACCGGTTCGGCCCGTCCGGTCCGGCTCCGGCTCTGTCGCGCGCCGACGTCGGTGACCGCCCCGCGCCGGCCGGCCGGTCCGGGCTGCTGCCGCCGGTCATTCCCGGTGCTTCCGGCGCTGACCGGGGTGCACAGGGCTACGGCTCCGGTGCTCCGGCGCCCGGCTACAGCCAGTCGGCCTCCGGGTTCGGCTCCGGCGCTTCCGCGCCCGGGGTCGGTCCGTCCGGTCCGGGCGCGCCCGGTTCCGGGTCCGTTCCTTCCGGTACGCCGGGCTACGGCTCGACCCCGTCCCATGCTCCCGGCTCGGGTGCTGCGCCGGCTCACCCGGTTTCCGGTGCCGCGGCCCCGGGCAGCCCGGTCTCCGGTGCCGCTGCTCCCGGTCGACCGGTCTCCGGTGCTGCCGCTCCGGGGTACCCGACTTCTGGCGCCGCTGCTCCGGGTCAGCCGGTCTCCGGTGCTGCCGCGCCGGGCTACCCGGTTTCCGGTGCTGCCGCTCCGGGTCGGCCCGTCTCCGGTGCCGCCGCTCCGGGATACCCGACCTCTGGTGCTGCCGCTCCGGGTCAGCCGATCTCCGGTGCTGCTGCCCCGGGTCAGCCGACTTCCGGTGCGGCCGCGCCTGGTAGCCCCGCTTCGGCTTACCCGGCTTCGGGGAGCCCGGCGGCCGTTTCCGGCATGTCGCCCGCCAGCCCGGCAGCCGTCTCGGAAAGCACGGCCGTCGCCGGCAGCCTGGCCGCTCCGGGAAGCCCAGCCACTCCTGGCAGCCCGGCTGCTCCGGGTAGTCCGGCCGCTGCTGGCAGCCCGGCCAGTCTTGGCAGCCCGGCCGCTCTTGGCAGCCCGGCCGCTGCTGGCAGTCCGGTCGCTGCGGGAAGCTCCGCCCCGGGCTACGGCTCCCCGGCCAGCACGCCGTCCGGCTACGGGCCGTCGGCGTATGCGCCAGCGGCACCCGGCTACGCCGTGCCGGCGGTGCCCGCCCCGGGACCCACCTTCGGCATGCCGCCGCAGGGCAGCCCCGCTTCGGCGTACGCGAGTCAGGCGTTCGTCACTCAGGTCATCCCGACCACCAAGGTGGCCGCCGCGACCGCGCCGACCTCTGGGACCTCCGGGCTCGGTGTGGCCGGCTCGGCGACCGGCGGTGGTTCCGGTCCGGGGCCCGACGACCGGGACCACCGGAACTTCGTCCCGGCCAACGACACCGAGCGGGAGCTGCAGGAGGCGGCGGACGCCGGAAACACCGACGTCTTCCTCTCCACGCTGCTGCTGGCGAACGTGCTGGTCCCGGTGGCCCACCACTCCCGCCCGGGGAGCGCGCCCGGCGAGTCCGGCTTCGCGTTCCAGCCGGAGGAGATCGGTGGCGAGAAGTTCCTGATCGTCTTCACCAGCAAGGACCGGCTCTCCGAGCACTACGGCGAGCCGACCCGTACGGTGGGCGTCCGGTTCTACGAGCTGATCCGCAACTGGCCCGATCCGAACTGGTCGTTCGCCGTCAACCCGGGTACTCCGGTCGGCGCGAAATACCCGGGTCCTCAGATCATCGCGCTGGCCAACTGGGCCACCGAGGCAGGTCTCGGCGCCGACCCGATCGAGACGCCGGCGGCCGAGGAGGCGGGTGCTCCGGTGCCGGCGCCGGACCCGGTCAGCGACGAGGCCCAGCACGCCACGGTGATGCAGAAGACGATCGTCGCCGACCAGGTCGACTACTACCTGGACCGGGGGTACGACCGGGTGGCCGGGTTCGTGCACCGGGCGTCCGAGGTCGAGCACCTGCGGACCCCGGCCGAGCTGTTCGGCGCGCTCGGGCTCTACTACGACTCGTCGCCGTTCCAGCCGGACGCCAAGGAGGCGTTCGTGCTGCGCTGGCCGGCCTTCCGGCCCAGCCTGTACCGGATCCCCTACGGTGGGCAGAACGAGCAGGCGCTGCGCGCGATGGACGGCTGGGTGATCGAGCGGCCGCCGTTCCGGGGCAACGGGTTCGCGCCGGGCGAGGGCCGTGACGTGATCGCGGAGTTCAAGGTGGACAGTGTGCGGCTCCCGCACGGCGCCCAGCTGTGGCGCCTCGACGCGGACGGCAACGAGCGCATGTTGGCGATCTTCGACGCGGATGGGCCGCTCTGGCGCCGGGTGGGTGAGCAGTGATGCGCGACGGTTACGTGGTGACCTGGCAGGGCCAGGAGTACGACGCGGTGCCGGACGGCGATCGGGTGCGGATCTACTCGACCCGGCCGGCCGACGGCTTCACCGAGGTCAAGCCCGGGCGGTACGTGCGGGTGCTGCAGCCGGACGAGTACGAGGAGATCGCCTACGTCCGGACCCTGTGCACCTGGCGTGGTGAGCCGTTCATCGTGCTGGCCGAGGCGGACACCTGGCTGCGGCTGGAGTACACCGGCGGCCGTGCCCCGGTGGCCCGGCAGCTCGGCCTGGAGGAGTTCGACTACGGCGTCTACCAGGGCTGGGCCCCGGCCGCCGAGGTCCACGACCGCTACGAGCACCGGGTCTGACCCGGCCGGAGCGCAGCGTCGCTCAGGGCCGGAAGCTGGTCGAGCGGGCCGAGGCACCGGCCAGGACGGGAAGCTGGTCGGGGCGGGCCGGAGCGTCAGCCAGGACGCGAAGCTGGTCGGGGGCGGCCGGAACGTCGGCCAGGAGCGGAAGCTCTTCAGTGGCGGGCCGGAGCGTCGGTCAGGACCCGGGCGCCCCGCCAGGAGCGGAAAGCGGATCTGGTCAGGCCGGGGTCTTCAGCCAGCGGAGGATCTCGCCGGTGACGAAGTCCGGCGCCTCCTGGTGGATGAAGTGCCCGGCGCCGGGCAGCAGGCGCCACTCGTAGGGCGCGGTCACGTAACGGCCGGAGCCCTGGGCGGTGCGCGGCAGGATCGCCCTGTCCAGCGAACCGTGCAACTGCAGGGTGGGCATGCTCAGCGGTTTCTGCATCAGCTTGACGAACCGGTAGCCCTGCAACCGCAGCGCGCTGCGCGCCACCCAGCGGTAGGCCTCCAGGGCACAGAACGACGCCTGCGGGATCTGCATCGCCTGCCGGCAGCGGTACGAGTAGTCGGCGAACTCCGGTGTGGCCGCCCACTCCGGACTGCTCCAATGCTCCATCAGTTCACCGATCAGGGCGGCGTCGTCGCGGGTGAGCACATGCTCGTACCGGGGAACCTGGAATTTGAGGATGGTGGCGGAAGCCGCGAACTGACCGCGAGGATCGGCGAACAGCGCGGCCCGCAGCCGCAGCGGGTGGGCCGCCCCGAGCACCACCAGGCGGTTGACCAGCTTGGGGTGGAAGGCCGCGGCGGCCCAGCCGACCATCCCGCCGGCCCCGGCACCGACGATCGTGGCGGACCGCTCGCCGAGCGCGCGGATCAGGCCGGTGACGTCGGCGGCCATGGTGTAGCCGTCGTAGCCACGCGGCGGTTTGTCGCTCAGCCCGTAACCACGCAGGTCGATGGCAGCGGCGCGGAAGCCGGCATCGGCGACCCGGGTCATGATGTCGTGCCAGGCCCACCAGAACTCGGGGAAGCCGTGCAGGAAGAGGACGAGTGGGCCGGTGCCGGCCTCCACGACGTGGAACCGGCTGCCGTTGGCGCCGACGAAACGGTGGGTCCACGGGCCCTCCGCCATTACCACCGACTCGTCCATGCGGCCAGCCTATGCTCCGCTGTCACGACCGGCGCGAGGCACTCGTGAACCCAGCCGGGATCATCCGATAGGTTCGGCCGCGGTCATCGCCATCAGCTGGCCCGGCCCGCAGTAGATCTTCAGCATCGTGGTGGTCAGCTTGACCTTGACCCGGCCTCCGGTGGTCAGGGTGATGCCGTCGGTGGAGTGCAGGGCGAACTGTGTGCCGTTGTCAGCGGTGAAGCCGTAGCAGGGCCCGGAGCCGCCGCGGGTGACCACTCCGAGGACCCAGCCGGTGTTCGGCACGGTGTCGGTGGGGTTCTTGGGCGGCTTGACCGGCCGGGTGAGGGTCGGCAGGGCGGCCGGACCGCTGGTGCCGGCCGACGGGCTGGACGGCCTGGCCGAGGCGCCGGAGGTCGCCGGCCCCGATTCGGGAGACGACGGTGCCGTGGACGCGGCGGAGGCGGCCTGAGACGGTGCCGCGGAGGCGGCCGGTCCGGCCGACGACGAGGCCCCGCATCCGGCGGCGAGTGCCCCGGTGGCGACGGCGATGCCGATCCGGATCGTGTGGTGACTGCGCATCAGCCCATCCTCAAGGTGTGGAGCGTCGACGGTGGGACGAATCGCGGCGCGGATCGGTTCCCGGGAGAAAAGGGCGACGCCCGGGGCGTAGGGACCCCGGGCGCCGCTGTGGTGCGGGTCGGATCAGGAGACCGCCACCGTCATCGAGGTGCCGATCTGGCTCTTCACGGCGATCTTGACGCCGACCGCCGGCAGCTTGACGCCGTGGTTGGGCAGCTCGTCGTAGAAGTACTTGTCCTTGTCGTTGAAGACCGGGTTGCCCCACTGCGGGTAGACCAGCGAAGGCTTGCCGGCCTGGTGCAGCAGCATGCCGTCGGTCGGGAACAGACCGAACGGGGCGTCGTAGATCTGCACCCGCACGCGCCACGGGTTGCCGTCTGGAGCCTTGAACGGCTTCGGGTGCGCGTCGATGTAGAGGTTACGACCCTGGCCGGGGTGAGCCGGCGTGTTGTTGTCCGCCTGCGAGGTGTCCCAGTACGAGATCAGCAGGCCGGGCTGGTAGTTGTAGTGCTCCACGTAGTCCGGCTTGTCGGCGAACCCGAAGTTGTACGGCCCGGTCGCCAGGTACTTGTCGAACGAGGTGTAGCTGCGGTAACCGGCGATGTAGTAGTGCTGGTACTTGCGCACCACAGTGGAGCCGATCACGGTGAAGCCGTTCAGCGTCCAGGTGCTGGTGCCCTCGGCACCCTCGGTCGACACCGTGGCGCCGTCCGCGGTGACGGTGAGCTCGTCACCGAAGAAGCCGCCCTTGTTGGTGCCGCTGTCCGAGACGTAACGCGCCCGCAGGGTGATCTTCTTGCCGGCGTACGCGTCCAGCGGGACGTTGATGTCCAGCCACTTGCCGCCGCTCGTACCGGTCAGGCCGGGGTTCTTGCCGCCGTCGCGGGGGAACGCCGCGCCGGCCACCGTGCCGTCCAGCTTCGTCCAGGTCGTGCCGCCGTCGGCGGACGCCTCGAAGTACTGGTAGTCGTACCCGGACTCGATGTTGAAGCGGCCCTTCAGGGTGAGCGCCGCCGTCGTCTTGCCGGTCAGGTCGACCGTCTGGGTCATCGAGTTGTTCAGGTTGTCGGCGTTGCCGGAGTAGAACTGCTTGGCCCCGGCGAAGGGCGCGCCCATGTCGAACGTGACCGGCTTCTCCGGCAGGTTGACGACGACGGCCTGCTTCTTCTTGGTGTTGTACTCCTCGGGACCGAGCTTGACGGTCGCCTTCTGGCCGGCGTCGACCGACTGGTAGTTCAGCCAGCCGAGCTGCAGCTTGTTCCAGGCGCCCATGTCGCCCGGCCGGGTGCCGAGGGCCTGGTCGCCCTTGGCGTTGAGCCGGCTCTGCGCCATCAGGGTCCAGAACTCGTTCGGGTTGTCACCCGGGTGCATGCCGTCGGTGTTGTAGTCGTCCGGCAGGCCGAGGTCGTGGGTGTACTCGTGCGCGAAGACGCTGAGGCCACCGTTCTCCGGTTGGATGGTGTAGTCACCGATCCAGATGCCGGTGTTGCCGATCTGGGTGCCACCGAGCCGGTTGGTGGACGGGCCGGTGTAGCCGATGTCGTTGTTGTACGCGTACCACCGGTGGCTCCAGATCGCGTCCTCACCCAGGCTCGGGTCACCGTCGGCCTGGTCGCCGCCGGCGTGGACGATCTGGAAGTGGTCGATGTAGCCGTCCGGCTCGTTGAAGTTGCCGTCACCGTCGAAGTCGTACCTGTCGTACTGGTCGAACGACTTCATGTCGGCGGCGATCTGGGCGTCCGTGCGGCCGGCCTTCTGCTGGTCGGCGACCCAGGCGTTGGCGGCGTCGCGGACCAGTGCCCAGGTGTTGTTGCAGCTGCTGTCGTGGCAGACCGCCGGGTCGTTGGCCGGGTTGGTGGTGTCGTCGTCCTCCACCGGGTCGTTGGAGCGGCCGTAGCGCGCCTCGTTGTACGGCACCTTCACCCAGTCCGTGACCTCACCGTCGACGCTGTAGCGCCCGGACGACTGCGTCTCGAAGTAGGTCTTCAGCGACTCGGTGCCGGCACCGGTGCCGAAGTACATCTGACGGAAGTGGTCAGCGTTGTAGTCGGCCTGCCAGATCGTCGAGTTGTCGACCTTGCGGTCCGGCTTCGGGATCTGGTTGTGCAGCGGACCGTCGAACCGCGTCGGTCCCGCGGTGTCCGGGTTGGTGTCCTTGTCCGGGTAGGCCGGGTCACGCTTGTCACCGAACTCGGCCAGGATCACGAAGATCCGGTCGGTGCGCTCACGGCTCAGCTCGACGTACTGGTTCTGGCCGATACGGCCCAGCGGCCCGCGACCAGCCGGAGCCCGGCCCATGTTGACGACCCTGCTGCCGTTCCGGTTCTCGATCGACGCCTTGCCGCTGACGACGTCGGAGACCGCCTGCTCGCGCAGGTCCCGGCGCTTGTCTTCGAGCGGGTTGGGCAGATCGTCGACGAGTACGGCATCGGGCTTGGCCGACTGCCCGGCATCCGCTGGTGGGACCGCGAGGGCAGCGGCTGGGAAGGAGACCCCGACGCTGGTGACCATCGCGGCGCCAAGCAGTCCTGCGACCACCTTGCGCACTGCATACCTCCGTTGTGCGGCCGACCGCTGGGTGCAGCGACCAGGCGTAAACGGCCCCGGGTTTCGGGACTGCTTTTGAACGTAGGTAAATCAGTAGATGGACGGGAGTAAAGATCAAAATCGATAGTTGAGTGTTACGTGTTATGCCGACGCCATAACATCGGCGTCGGCACAACAGTCGTAACGGACAATATGGACGGTTAGCGCAGTCGGTTGCCGAACACGTAATTCGCTACGGAGTCACCGGTTGACAGGCCGTAATCGGCGTCCCAGCGGTAGTGGACGCCCAGCCAGAGCCGGCTCAGCGCGTCCTCCTGCGCGGCCGCGCTGAAGCTGGTGAACGTACGCGTCACGCCCGACGCGTGGATGTCCTCGGTCGTCGCGGTGAAGGTCGCGGCGTCCGTACCGTAATAGCGCTTCATGACGCCGGCCCAGGCGCCGGCGAAGGTCGCGTGCCCGGAGATGTACGCCGGGAACGGCGGTGAGAAGTGGTTGCCGGCAGCGTCGGCGGAGAGTGGCGTCCAGGCCGGCGACGGTGTCGTCAGCGCGTTGTTGTCGCTCTGCGATTCCTCGATCGCGCTGTCCGGCCGCCAGAGGTCGATGATGGTGTCGAACTTGGCATCCCAGGCCGCGATGGCGGAGTCGGCCATCGCCATCGAGAGCAGCGCGAACAGCTTGATGCGGTTGCTGCCCGGGTTGGCCTTCGAGTACTCCTGCGTGATCTTGAGGAGCTGGCCCGGCGGCTTGTAGGTGCCGTCCACGTCGTTGGCCCAGAAGTACGCGGCCGTCGTCTGGTCGGCGGTGCGCTGGTCCGGCGTCGCGGTCGCCGATCCGGCGGCCTTGACCTCGTTGACCTGGTCGGCGTAGGCCTTGCTGGTCAGCAGGGCGCTCATGCTGCTGAAGCCGCCCGGCAGCGGCGGACGGAACTGCGTGCTGGTGCCGATGCCGAACGGCTTGACCGAGCCCCAGTTCGGGGAGACCGCCGCCTTGCCCTCGGTGGGCCGCCACTGACCGGCCACGTTGCTCTGCGGGGAGTACGCGGTGGTGTTGTTCGACCCGTCGTTCGCCCGTGCGTTGATCACGTTCTGCGCCGCGGTGAGGCCGAGCTGGCTGCTGAACCCGTCCGGGCCCGGCTCGCCGTTGAAGCAGCTCTTCGCCGCGGTGCTCTGGTATCCGGAGAGGTCGAAGGACGGGAAGGCGTTGTGCAGCGCCGTCGTCGCCGCCGCGTCGAAGTTCGAGGTGGGGATGTACGTCGCGTTGTCGGTCTTGGCGACCTTGGCGATGTACGGCGTGCCCGGCGTGCCGAGCGAGATGTCGGTGTCGTACATGGCCAGGTACATCATCGCGGCGGCGCGGGTGAGCCGGGTCGGTGCGCCGGCCTCACCGGTCTGCTTCCGGAAGATGGTCAGCAGGACGTCGGTCCAGTAGTCGACGTGCGAGTCGCACGGCGGTACGGCGATGGCGTATGCCGGAGTGGGCGACACGACAGCCGCCACGCCACTGATGGAGAGCGCCGCGGCGGCCGAAGCCACCAGGGATCGCATCTTGATACTTCGCAAGGTTCCTCCCCCGAGAAGCCGGCTGGGATCTCCGCCGGCCCGAGGAAGATGATCGATGACCTTGGATCACTGCGACATGGCGAAGCGGCACTTGGCCGGAAGCTGCACGCGGCTCACACCCAGCCGCGGCGAGCGGCGGTGATGCCGAGGGTCATCCGGTTCGTCGCGCCGAGCATCTCCTCCAGCAGTTCGAAATGCCGGCGCACCCAGCGCACGCTGCGGCCCAGGCTGCGGGCGATCGCCTCGTCCTTGAGGCCGGCCGCGGCCAGGCGCAGGATCTGCTGCTGCGCCGCGCTGGGCGCCTCCATGGGCAGCGGGCCGGCCGCGTCCGGGACCGGCAGGGCACGCCGCCACAGCAGGTCGAAGAGGCGGTCCAGGGAGTCCCGCAACCCCTCGTCGCGAATCAGCAGGGAGGCGTCGCCGGTCAGCCGTACCAGGGCCGCGCTCTCCGTCACCAGCATCGGCGAGGGCAGGTCGGGCAGCACCGCGAACGCCATGCCGCCGGCCGCGGCGATCTCGACGGTCTCCCGGGACTCGGCGTCCTCCAGATGCGCGGGGGAGATCAGCCGCCGCTGGGACACCGAGGCTGGGACATCGGTCCGGGCCAGCAGGCCCAGAGGGTAGCCGTAGACGCCGTGGCACTGCCGGCGGGCCGCGGTCATCAGGTCGTGCGCCGCCGTCATCACGGCCTCCGCGTCGGGCAGCACCCGAATGTTCGCGGTCTGCTCCGCCAGCTCGGTGGGATAGTGCTGTTCCAGCAGCTCCAGCTCGGCGTACCGTTCGGCGAGCCGGCGCTGGGCGCGGGCGACCTGCCGTTGCTCCTGGTTCAGCAGGCGCCGCATCGCGACCACCGGGGAGACCGCGAAGACCCGCGGGGACGGCCCCGGCAGCTCCCAGACGAGTCCGTGGACGATCAGCTCCTGCAGTGCCGCGGACCGCTCGCGTAGCTCGTCGAGGGGCCGGCCACCGGCCCCGACCAGGTCCGCGTAGAGATGGCGGCCATCGTCGCTCAACAGGTCCACCAGCATCGAGATCATCCCAGCGGACATTAACATTTGTTAATTGATCGCGAACCGGGCGAGACCGGTGACGTTCGCTACGTCACCGGTCTCGGAAGGTGTGCTGGGGTGGGTCAGTCGTCTGACTTGCCCGTCTTCAGACCGGAACTGATCAGGTCCATGACTGCCGAGTCCTGGAGCGTCGTGACGTCGCCCAGCGACCGGTTCTCGGCAACGTCACGCAGCAGCCGCCGCATGATCTTGCCGGACCGGGTCTTCGGCAGCTCGGGGACCAGCATGATCTGCCGCGGCTTGGCGATCGGGCCGAGCGTCTTGGCCACGTGGTTGCGCAGCTCCTTGATCAGCTCCTCGCCGGCGTCACCGTCGGTCGCCACGTTGCCGCGCGGGATGGTGAACGCGACGATCGCCTGACCGGTCGTCGGATCGGTAGCGCCGACCACCGCGGCCTCGGCCACCGCCGGGTGCGAGACCAGCGCCGACTCCACCTCGGTGGTGGAGATGTTGTGACCGGAGACGAGCATGACGTCGTCCACCCGGCCGAGCAGCCAGAGCGCGCCGTCCTGGTCCTTCTTCGCGCCGTCGCCGGCGAAGTAGATCCACTTGTCGCCGTTACCGGCGCCCGCGCCGAACCGGGACCAGTACGTGTCGATGAACCGCTGGTCGTCGCCCCAGATGGTGCGCAGCATGGACGGCCACGGCTCGGTCAGCACCAGGAAGCCACCGCCGCCGTTCGGCACCGGGGTGGCGGTGTCGTCGACGACGTCGGCGTTCACCCCGGGCAGTGCGGTCATCGCCGAGCCGGGCTTGGTGGCGGTCACGCCGGGCAGCGGCGAGATCATCACGGCGCCGGTCTCGGTCTGCCACCAGGTGTCGACGATCGGGGTGCGCTCACGGCCGACGTGCTCCCGGTACCACATCCAGGCCTCGGGGTTGATCGGCTCGCCGACGCTGCCCAGCACGCGCAGCGAGGACAGGTCGTACTTCGCGGGGATGTCGTCGCCCCACTTCATCATGGTGCGGATCAGCGTCGGCGCGGTGTAGAGGATCGACACCTTGTACTTGTCGACGATCTGCCAGAACCGGCCGCGGTCCGGGGTGTCCGGGGTGCCCTCGTACATCACCTGGGTGGCGCCGTTGGAGAGCGGGCCGTAAACGATGTAGGAGTGGCCGGTCACCCAGCCGATGTCGGCGGTGCACCAGTAGACGTCGGACTCCGGCTTCAGGTCGAAGACCGCGTTGTGCGTGTACGACGTCTGGGTCAGGTAGCCGCCGGTGGTGTGCAGGATGCCCTTCGGCTTACCGGTGGTGCCGGAGGTGTAGAGGATGAAGAGCGGCTGCTCCGAGTCGAACGGCTGCGCCTGGTGCTCCGGGCTGGCCCGCTCGACCGTCTCGTGCCACCACTTGTCCTTCTCCGTCCAGGCGACTTCCTGCCCGGTACGGCGGACCACCAGCACGTGCTCGATGCTCGCGCAGCGGGCCACCGCCTCGTCCACCGTCGGCTTCAGCGCGGACGGCTTGCCCCGCCGGTACCCACCGTCGGCGGTGA
This window of the Actinoplanes oblitus genome carries:
- a CDS encoding WXG100 family type VII secretion target, which encodes MNDGVLLVNFGALHQAGLDIDKALGTLRSQLDQLERDAAPLVETWAGEAREAYAQRQATWRAASTDLENILRQIRVAVDESAADYVATERAATRRFQ
- a CDS encoding SseB family protein, coding for MSEWEPATDAEVAMRDALRTDDQESYFRILAGVDLLLPVSADALAGLAPLGWGTWSTGGRTHVLAFTSQEALHACLSDYTGASRRVPYSELANTWPNLEWWLAVNPGLPIEGYLPAWFVAQLARGDLRLPTRGPGREVHGTSKIQEIGAAALAAKRAGDGPGGPTYETSAPAAAASGYPAYPAGSSGTPGAPAGPIGAPGVPGAPASVPGVAGGGPQPPQPATTSAGLPQRGAPQPAGPAPSDPAGTPTSGGAPQFGAAPLTPPAPPGGAAPGQPSGLPVRPASLPTRSTTPSGLPVRTPAGADPSAQPPASPSGPVPAGYQPAAVPRDFPGSPAAPAGPREVPGSPAGPGGLPMRGVSGSGMATPGWNSESVPFGPENDPRGPLQDPKAPLPVRTPMANTPPIPEHVTPYDPAEAQVDPSWAAIGGTRAPDPSPVRPGAGPLPSRGGPDPSGAGPLPSRGGPDLSSGAGPLPSRGGSDLSSGAGPLPSRGGSDLPRRQPGQTAGPAQTTSFSGFTNPRTNPAPAAAAPSFPQGPASPQAAAAQTGPPAGQSGGPGNGLPRRQVTPPSERPSSMAAAAQALTGGHTPAPDPALAQREVPPAVDRFGPSGPAPALSRADVGDRPAPAGRSGLLPPVIPGASGADRGAQGYGSGAPAPGYSQSASGFGSGASAPGVGPSGPGAPGSGSVPSGTPGYGSTPSHAPGSGAAPAHPVSGAAAPGSPVSGAAAPGRPVSGAAAPGYPTSGAAAPGQPVSGAAAPGYPVSGAAAPGRPVSGAAAPGYPTSGAAAPGQPISGAAAPGQPTSGAAAPGSPASAYPASGSPAAVSGMSPASPAAVSESTAVAGSLAAPGSPATPGSPAAPGSPAAAGSPASLGSPAALGSPAAAGSPVAAGSSAPGYGSPASTPSGYGPSAYAPAAPGYAVPAVPAPGPTFGMPPQGSPASAYASQAFVTQVIPTTKVAAATAPTSGTSGLGVAGSATGGGSGPGPDDRDHRNFVPANDTERELQEAADAGNTDVFLSTLLLANVLVPVAHHSRPGSAPGESGFAFQPEEIGGEKFLIVFTSKDRLSEHYGEPTRTVGVRFYELIRNWPDPNWSFAVNPGTPVGAKYPGPQIIALANWATEAGLGADPIETPAAEEAGAPVPAPDPVSDEAQHATVMQKTIVADQVDYYLDRGYDRVAGFVHRASEVEHLRTPAELFGALGLYYDSSPFQPDAKEAFVLRWPAFRPSLYRIPYGGQNEQALRAMDGWVIERPPFRGNGFAPGEGRDVIAEFKVDSVRLPHGAQLWRLDADGNERMLAIFDADGPLWRRVGEQ
- a CDS encoding alpha/beta fold hydrolase, translated to MDESVVMAEGPWTHRFVGANGSRFHVVEAGTGPLVLFLHGFPEFWWAWHDIMTRVADAGFRAAAIDLRGYGLSDKPPRGYDGYTMAADVTGLIRALGERSATIVGAGAGGMVGWAAAAFHPKLVNRLVVLGAAHPLRLRAALFADPRGQFAASATILKFQVPRYEHVLTRDDAALIGELMEHWSSPEWAATPEFADYSYRCRQAMQIPQASFCALEAYRWVARSALRLQGYRFVKLMQKPLSMPTLQLHGSLDRAILPRTAQGSGRYVTAPYEWRLLPGAGHFIHQEAPDFVTGEILRWLKTPA
- a CDS encoding immune inhibitor A domain-containing protein, with amino-acid sequence MRKVVAGLLGAAMVTSVGVSFPAAALAVPPADAGQSAKPDAVLVDDLPNPLEDKRRDLREQAVSDVVSGKASIENRNGSRVVNMGRAPAGRGPLGRIGQNQYVELSRERTDRIFVILAEFGDKRDPAYPDKDTNPDTAGPTRFDGPLHNQIPKPDRKVDNSTIWQADYNADHFRQMYFGTGAGTESLKTYFETQSSGRYSVDGEVTDWVKVPYNEARYGRSNDPVEDDDTTNPANDPAVCHDSSCNNTWALVRDAANAWVADQQKAGRTDAQIAADMKSFDQYDRYDFDGDGNFNEPDGYIDHFQIVHAGGDQADGDPSLGEDAIWSHRWYAYNNDIGYTGPSTNRLGGTQIGNTGIWIGDYTIQPENGGLSVFAHEYTHDLGLPDDYNTDGMHPGDNPNEFWTLMAQSRLNAKGDQALGTRPGDMGAWNKLQLGWLNYQSVDAGQKATVKLGPEEYNTKKKQAVVVNLPEKPVTFDMGAPFAGAKQFYSGNADNLNNSMTQTVDLTGKTTAALTLKGRFNIESGYDYQYFEASADGGTTWTKLDGTVAGAAFPRDGGKNPGLTGTSGGKWLDINVPLDAYAGKKITLRARYVSDSGTNKGGFFGDELTVTADGATVSTEGAEGTSTWTLNGFTVIGSTVVRKYQHYYIAGYRSYTSFDKYLATGPYNFGFADKPDYVEHYNYQPGLLISYWDTSQADNNTPAHPGQGRNLYIDAHPKPFKAPDGNPWRVRVQIYDAPFGLFPTDGMLLHQAGKPSLVYPQWGNPVFNDKDKYFYDELPNHGVKLPAVGVKIAVKSQIGTSMTVAVS